A stretch of Brassica napus cultivar Da-Ae chromosome C6, Da-Ae, whole genome shotgun sequence DNA encodes these proteins:
- the LOC106353749 gene encoding uncharacterized protein LOC106353749, translating into MSIETMPGNAEERDPQQEIEETIPLLDDSQQPDGESRPRNAAAKVPEVEIHLYRCGKGPVDVFKSNLGGWEQDQLEVRSILEKYGLKSIFAFNVEKGRAVPIRFNPRNGRSVLTYRDSAVVFIDGEPQDSLLKPITRIVLGVAIVMLLITFLLKDPPAWIKNTISMGNFPPWVLACIVIVITRARKRTRDFFKKCGW; encoded by the exons ATGTCAATAGAAACGATGCCGGGAAACGCGGAGGAGAGAGATCCACAACAAGAGATTGAAGAGACCATTCCGTTGCTCGACGATTCTCAACAACCCGACGGTGAATCGAGGCCAAGGAACGCGGCGGCAAAGGTGCCGGAGGTGGAGATCCATCTATACCGGTGCGGAAAAGGTCCGGTCGACGTGTTCAAGTCGAATCTCGGCGGCTGGGAGCAGGATCAGCTCGAAGTCCGATCTATCCTTGAGAAATACGGATTGAAATCCATCTTCGCTTTCAACGTCGAGAAAGGTCGAGCCGTCCCGATCCGATTTAACCCTAGAAATGGCCGGTCTGTGCTGACTTACAGGGATAGTGCCGTCGTTTTCATCGACGGTGAACCTCAG GATTCTCTGCTCAAACCCATTACAAGAATCGTGCTTGGAGTCGCGATTGTTATGCTGCTAATAACGTTTCTATTGAAAGACCCTCCAGCGTGGATCAAGAACACTATCTCCATGGGGAACTTTCCTCCGTGGGTGCTCGCGTGCATAGTAATAGTAATCACCCGAGCGAGGAAGAGGACCAGAGACTTCTTCAAGAAGTGTGGCTGGTGA